Proteins from a genomic interval of Musa acuminata AAA Group cultivar baxijiao chromosome BXJ1-9, Cavendish_Baxijiao_AAA, whole genome shotgun sequence:
- the LOC135594279 gene encoding uncharacterized protein LOC135594279 produces the protein MHWTSFPFGNMGEGSCGEKPWSREQLNFFRMSSLMLLPDQARAISLNIVPIPGSEKSSVSQHFISPQIHYMQVFSNSVNELYTDAPFSDPRQLCTIPAENILGDFVLPISRVDAAKSYYGSQTRNLFQHFKLIENPLLDQSNNSSIDNVSTTVVNTPYIKRESTSYIGKALSLVQNGEVGTSATVPRSHALMKENSDERKEHAIEIHSREMVHSREDKARAATKNRLRRARISEGIKALQNSIPFSGQGKKESVLDDVIDYIKFLKLQLKVVSQSRLNGEAAIYPFVYVEGYGHYLLHQQCCGEPLEEAMGQLMDSNMQSALDLLGSKGLIILPIGPCMLPSSH, from the exons ATGCATTGGACTTCATTTCCTTTTGGCAACATGGGTGAAGGTAGTTGTGGTGAGAAACCCTGGTCAAGAGAGCAACTAAATTTTTTCAGGATGAGCAGCTTGATGCTGTTGCCAGATCAAGCAAGAGCAATATCACTAAATATCGTGCCTATTCCTGGAAGTGAAAAATCTTCTGTTTCCCAGCATTTCATCTCACCTCAGATTCATTATATGCAAGTATTTTCCAACAGTGTTAATGAGCTTTATACTGATGCTCCATTTTCTGACCCAAGGCAACTTTGTACCATTCCTGCTGAAAACATACTGGGCGATTTTGTTTTGCCAATTTCTAGAGTGGATGCTGCTAAATCATATTATGGTTCCCAAACAAGAAATCTGTTTCAACATTTCAAACTCATCGAGAATCCTCTTCTGGATCAATCAAATAACTCATCGATTGACAATGTCAGCACTACAGTAGTAAACACTCCTTACATTAAAAGGGAATCCACAAGCTACATTGGCAAAGCTTTGTCTCTTGTTCAGAATGGTGAGGTTGGCACAAGTGCCACAGTTCCCAGG AGTCATGCTTTAATGAAAGAGAACTCTGATGAAAGGAAAGAACATGCCATTGAGATTCATTCAAGAGAGATGGTTCACTCAAGAGAAGACAAAGCTAGAGCTGCTACAAAGAACAGG CTCCGCAGAGCTAGGATTTCTGAAGGAATTAAAGCATTGCAAAATAGTATACCATTCTCTGGCCAG GGTAAAAAAGAATCTGTTCTGGATGATGTCATCGATTATATAAAGTTTTTAAAACTTCAGCTCAAG GTAGTAAGCCAGAGCCGGTTAAATGGTGAAGCTGCGATATACCCCTTTGTTTATGTAGAG GGTTATGGGCACTACTTGCTCCATCAGCAGTGTTGTGGTGAGCCTCTTGAAGAAGCGATGGGGCAACTGATGGATTCGAACATGCAGTCCGCACTGGATCTGCTGGGAAGTAAAGGTTTGATCATATTACCCATTGGTCCTTGCATGCT
- the LOC103998230 gene encoding uncharacterized protein LOC103998230 isoform X2 has protein sequence MQSVASEFNISETCFLSRAISAVGAGSDGPSNGASPPRFSLRWFTPVAEVKLCGHATLAAAHFLWTSGLVSSTVIEFVTESGILTAKKVIRSNLLGTPNVAINEAGEKFSIELDFPVVPVGGCNAAEMPSITETLNGASIVNVQKTETSHDLIVELSSGKEVVDLHPNFDEIQKCAGRGLIVTAPAPPGSEYDIFTRFFCPKFGINEDPVCGSAHCALAPYWSKKLGKTNLIAYMASPRGGRLDLQLVEETQRVCIQGEAVTVMVGSLLV, from the exons ATGCAGTCGGTCGCCAGCGAGTTCAACATCTCGGAGACCTGCTTTCTCTCCCGCGCCATCTCCGCCGTCGGTGCTGGATCGGATGGTCCGAGTAACGGCGCTTCCCCTCCCCGGTTTAGTCTCCGGTGGTTCACTCCCGTCGCCGAG GTGAAGCTTTGTGGACATGCAACTCTAGCAGCTGCACATTTTCTTTGGACATCTGGTCTTGTGAGCAGCACAGTGATTGAGTTTGTGACAGAATCTGGAATTTTGACAGCCAAGAAAGTCATCCGATCCAATCTTTTGGGTACACCAAATGTGGCGATAAACGAAGCTGGGGAGAAGTTTTCTATTGAATTGGATTTTCCGGTGGTTCCAGTGGGAGGATGCAATGCTGCAGAGATGCCATCAATTACGGAGACACTAAATGGTGCATCGATAGTCAACGTTCAGAAAACAGAGACCAGTCATGATCTCATT GTAGAACTTTCTTCAGGAAAGGAAGTCGTTGATTTACATCCAAACTTTGATGAGATACAGAAGTGTGCTGGAAGAGGCCTTATTGTAACTGCACCTGCCCCTCCAGGATCTGAATATGACATTTTTACTCGTTTCTTCTGCCCAAAGTTTGGAATCAATGAG GATCCTGTTTGTGGAAGCGCACATTGTGCTCTAGCCCCCTACTGGAGCAAAAAGCTGGGGAAAACAAACCTCATCGCTTACATG GCTTCTCCAAGAGGTGGAAGATTGGACCTTCAACTTGTGGAGGAGACTCAGCGTGTATGCATTCAGGGAGAAGCTGTGACTGTAATGGTTGGATCTCTGTTAGTCTGA
- the LOC103998230 gene encoding uncharacterized protein LOC103998230 isoform X1, which produces MAKRAVRYAVIDAFTRSPFKGNPAAVCLLDSSSPEVEVGDEWMQSVASEFNISETCFLSRAISAVGAGSDGPSNGASPPRFSLRWFTPVAEVKLCGHATLAAAHFLWTSGLVSSTVIEFVTESGILTAKKVIRSNLLGTPNVAINEAGEKFSIELDFPVVPVGGCNAAEMPSITETLNGASIVNVQKTETSHDLIVELSSGKEVVDLHPNFDEIQKCAGRGLIVTAPAPPGSEYDIFTRFFCPKFGINEDPVCGSAHCALAPYWSKKLGKTNLIAYMASPRGGRLDLQLVEETQRVCIQGEAVTVMVGSLLV; this is translated from the exons ATGGCGAAAAGAGCGGTGAGGTACGCTGTG ATAGACGCCTTCACTAGGTCACCGTTTAAGGGGAATCCCGCAGCAGTGTGCCTCCTGGACTCCTCGTCGCCGGAGGTGGAGGTGGGCGACGAGTGGATGCAGTCGGTCGCCAGCGAGTTCAACATCTCGGAGACCTGCTTTCTCTCCCGCGCCATCTCCGCCGTCGGTGCTGGATCGGATGGTCCGAGTAACGGCGCTTCCCCTCCCCGGTTTAGTCTCCGGTGGTTCACTCCCGTCGCCGAG GTGAAGCTTTGTGGACATGCAACTCTAGCAGCTGCACATTTTCTTTGGACATCTGGTCTTGTGAGCAGCACAGTGATTGAGTTTGTGACAGAATCTGGAATTTTGACAGCCAAGAAAGTCATCCGATCCAATCTTTTGGGTACACCAAATGTGGCGATAAACGAAGCTGGGGAGAAGTTTTCTATTGAATTGGATTTTCCGGTGGTTCCAGTGGGAGGATGCAATGCTGCAGAGATGCCATCAATTACGGAGACACTAAATGGTGCATCGATAGTCAACGTTCAGAAAACAGAGACCAGTCATGATCTCATT GTAGAACTTTCTTCAGGAAAGGAAGTCGTTGATTTACATCCAAACTTTGATGAGATACAGAAGTGTGCTGGAAGAGGCCTTATTGTAACTGCACCTGCCCCTCCAGGATCTGAATATGACATTTTTACTCGTTTCTTCTGCCCAAAGTTTGGAATCAATGAG GATCCTGTTTGTGGAAGCGCACATTGTGCTCTAGCCCCCTACTGGAGCAAAAAGCTGGGGAAAACAAACCTCATCGCTTACATG GCTTCTCCAAGAGGTGGAAGATTGGACCTTCAACTTGTGGAGGAGACTCAGCGTGTATGCATTCAGGGAGAAGCTGTGACTGTAATGGTTGGATCTCTGTTAGTCTGA
- the LOC103998231 gene encoding uncharacterized protein LOC103998231 yields the protein MAVEVEDDVFFADLAKQIALLIMDDEEEFLVHYPQLPVQEHPCMPQIMIPPPQSYQMAYRRESKGTGVFIPCSTAPRKKNRPRRPSPSPPDSNPHRQLGKSAAVVSHVTGNNLIYSNHYRNSSVLKKQTQKYQMISGSY from the exons ATGGCTGTGGAGGTGGAAGATGATGTTTTCTTTGCAGATCTTGCTAAGCAGATTGCTCtgctaattatggatgatgaggaAGAGTTCCTAGTGCATTACCCTCAGCTTCCTGTTCAG GAGCATCCTTGCATGCCTCAAATCATGATTCCACCACCGCAAAGCTATCAGATGGCTTACAGAAGGGAGAGCAAAGGAACAGGAGTCTTCATCCCATGCTCTACTGCACCAAGAAAGAAGAACAGGCCAAGGAGGCCCTCACCCTCTCCACCTGACAGTAACCCCCATAGGCAGCTGGGCAAGTCTGCAGCTGTGGTTTCTCATGTCACCGGCAACAATCTCATATACAGCAATCATTACCGTAACTCAAGTGTGCTAAAGAAGCAGACACAGAAGTATCAAATGATCTCTGGCTCATACTAA